The Acidobacteriota bacterium DNA segment AATCCTACACCATCGGCGACACCATCGTTTTAAGCCGCGGCCTGATCGACGTGCTGCCGGACGAAGCCAGCCTGGCCATGGTGCTGGCGCACGAACTGGCCCATATCAAGCTGGGTGATACCGTTGACACCAAGTACGCCTTTTACGACCGTATGATGATCAGCGATGAACAGCTCCTTAATATGTTCGACTTCGCCCACAGGGCCCAGTCCGAGGAAGCCGCCGACGGGGAAGCAGTCAAACTGCTTCAAAACTCTCCCTATAAAGACAAGCTGGGTAAAGCAGGATTATTCCTGAAAGCCCTGGATGAAATCGCCCCGGTAACTCCCAGCCTGTTCGGCGCACACCTGGGTTCCCGCCTGATTGATAAGCACCAGCAACTGAGGATGGCTCAACTGCTGCAGGGCGCCCCGGCGCTCGATCCTAAATCGATTGACCAGATCGCCGCGCTGCCGCTCGGCGCGCGCGTCAGGGTGGACGCCTGGGACGACAGCATCCGCATGATGAAATCCAAGCCGGTCAACCTGGTCTCTGCCAAAGACAAGATGCCCTTCGAGGTGACGCCGCTGATCCCCTACCTCACCCGGTATAACGACAAGCCCGAGCAGGAGCAACAGGCGCAGCGGTAGTTTCTACCGGCCCTGCTCGATCGTGGGAACGCGCTCCAACGCCGGCGGTTGCTAACCAGCCGCCGGCTGCTCCACAAGACCAGAAACCTTCCGTGACCTTTCTGAACACTCTGCACTCGAAATTTCTACCTGCTCGGCGGGCCGAATTGCTTTTGTGCGCTAGGCACATCGCCTGCTTCCTCAGGGTAGGGCTCCAATTTCGGCGGATGGCTGTCGGCATCCACCAGCCACACGTTGCGCCCTTTGAAATAATTAATAAGTTCCTGGTTCTTCGCCGGGCCCATATCATGCGCCCAGATAACTTTTGCTGAGTCCAGGTCAGCACGATTGTAAACCCAGTCGTCAAACCCATAATCGCTCTCTGGGTTGTGGTGGACAATAGCGAGCTGGGCGCCAGCGTATCCCTTGAGTTTGTGAAGAACATCCGCCCGATTGTCATTTGAGGCCGTCAGGTAACACCAGTCAGGTATTCTGTTGTCCGCCCAGGCAGGTGCGGCCACTCGGAGAACCAGCAGCAGGATGCAGATGGAAGGAATGGCTCTGGCGATGAACAGGCCGGAGGACTTCCCGCGCCATTCGAATGATTGGACCCGGCGAATGGCAATCAGTACCAGGGCAAGAAGGGCGCATGTGGCTGGCGACGTGTAATGAGGCATGTACCAGATTGGAAGCAGGTTCGCAAGGATGACCGCCGCGGAAACTGCCGCCAGGAGCCGTGTGTTTGCACTCAATTTCCTCCAGGAAAATCCAACCGGGAGAATTCCTGCTGCAAATAAAAGTGGAAAAATGAAGACGGCCCCGAAATAAAAACTTCCCATGATGCCAAGCCTTGTCAGCGTCACCGCAACCAGGCCTGCAAACGTTTGTGTCGGCTGGTAAAATCCGTCCAGAATCTCCAGATAGACACGCCGGATGTGGGGATAGTTGTAGGCAGGAAAGGGCTTGAGCGGTTGCCAGGGGAAAATGGGTATCGGATTGTAGGTATGCTCGAAGATAACGTAGGGGGTCTTGAAAGGGCTGCCCGTAGTGCGCCGGAAATAATAGCCCATGCCAACCAATGTGAGGGCCAGCACTGCCACCAGTGGGACCATAGCGCCCTTCAGAGCACGGCCCAGTTCAGGCGGCTTCAGTTTCCACAGCCAGACCAGCAACGCCACGGCGACCGGAATGCAGAAAAACAGGCCTTCAAAGGGACGGCTGGTGGCCAAAATGGCAAAACCGGCGCCCATCAGCAAAGCGTTCCGTACACGATGCCCCCGCTTCAGGCGCGGCAACGCCCCCAAAACCAACGCTCCGCCAAACGCCGTCACAGCTCCGCCCCAGTAACTGTTGGCCCAGTAGTTGAATGTTCCAAAGCGAATCAGGGCCAGGAAGCCGCCCAGCAGCGCCCAGCGCTCGCCCACCCAGGCCTGCAACATCCAGGTGATGGCTGCGCACATCAGGCCGATGCTCAACCAGACGCCCCAGAACGGATGTCCCATCAAAGCCTGACCCAAAGCCATGAACATTCCCTGCGCCGGCCAGTACTTGGACGTATAAGTCGGATGCCAGAGGATGGCGGAGTTTTCGAAATGCATCCACATGGGGCTGGTGGGATTAGTAAGCCGTCCGTGGGCAAAGGTGTCCGATAGCAGCAGGTAGCCAAACTCATCGCTGACACCCGGCACAGGAACCGGAAGGATGGGAAGCAGCGCCGCCCGCAACGACATTGATGAGAGCCCAACGGTAATGATCGAAAGACCGCGCTGCCGCGCCAGATTGCCGAAGGTCCGCTCCAAGGCTGCAAACCAGCGAGAGCCAAGGCTTGGAACCGTAAACGCTATTGCCAGCGCAACAACAACCAGCCCGGCTTCAATTGCAAGAAACATCCATAGCTCCTGTCATCTGGAGTATCCAGCCGTCTAATCCGTCGAGTTAAAGATTGCCGTCACTCTCCGGGACCATTTTACGGATGTCCTCCGTGGCGATTGCTGCGCTCGGATTCGTCAAATGATTATAAAGGACGTTCATCTCGTCACGGCAAGCAACTTTCCAGCCGTGCCTGGCAACAAGCATCGCAGCCAGCGGAGCGCCAGACGGCATCCTGCATGAGCCGATATGATATTTCTGCAGAAGAAATAACGTCTCATTTTGGGGGCAATAAATGTGGGCAGAGCCAGACAGAACGCCTCCCGGCTTATAGACGTCCGGCCTGCCGATCCGGAGAAAATATTGCTCACCCGATTGGCACAACTGCCTGCAAAGACATCATATTGAGGCCCACGGCGTTCCTGGCCTGCACGCCGCATGCTATACTACTCCGCCGTGAGGCCTTCCGGCCCTGCGGGTGCGCCGGTCACGATGTTCTGGCACACCTTTTTTCACAGCGTGGCCCACCCGAAAGCGGGCTTTGGTATACAGGATGGATGTGGAACTCAGCATCATCATGCCCTGCCTGAATGAGGCCCAGACCCTCGCAAGCTGCATCCGCAAAGCCCAGGATTATCTCCAGCGCTCCGGCGTGAGTGGCGAGATCGTGGTTGGCGACAACGGTTCAACCGACGGCTCCCAGGAAATTGCAAGGAACCTTGGGGCGCGCGTAGTTGACATTCCCGTCCGCGGTTACGGCGCGGCCCTTTGCGGGGCCGCCATTGCCGCGCGCGGACGCTACTGCATCATGGGCGATTCCGATGACAGCTACGACTTTGGAAACCTCGACGGCTTTGTCGAAAAGCTCCGCGAAGGCAGCGATCTTGTAATGGGCAACCGCTTCAGAGGCGGCATCAAGAAGGGGGCCATGCCGTGGAAGCACCGTTACATTGGCACGCCCATCCTTTCAGCCATCGGAAGAAATTTTTTCCACTCGAATGTAGGAGATTTCAACTGCGGCCTGCGGGGGTTCTCAAAGGACGCCTTCCGCCGCATGGACCTGAGGACGACGGGGATGGAATTTGCCAGCGAGATGGTGGTGAAAGCCAGCCTGCTGCGCATGAAGATCAACGAAGTGCCCACAATGCTCTCGCCCGACGGGCGCAACCGTCCGCCCCACCTGAGGTCATGGCGCGACGGCTGGCGGCATCTGCGCTTTCTCCTCATGTACAGCCCGCGCTGGCTCTTCCTCTATCCCGGGGCGTTAATGTTCCTGGTGGGGCTGGCGGTGGCTGTCATCCTGCTTCCGGGACCGATTGTCATCAACGGCATCACCTTTGACGTCCACACTCTTCTCTAT contains these protein-coding regions:
- a CDS encoding glycosyltransferase family 2 protein, translating into MDVELSIIMPCLNEAQTLASCIRKAQDYLQRSGVSGEIVVGDNGSTDGSQEIARNLGARVVDIPVRGYGAALCGAAIAARGRYCIMGDSDDSYDFGNLDGFVEKLREGSDLVMGNRFRGGIKKGAMPWKHRYIGTPILSAIGRNFFHSNVGDFNCGLRGFSKDAFRRMDLRTTGMEFASEMVVKASLLRMKINEVPTMLSPDGRNRPPHLRSWRDGWRHLRFLLMYSPRWLFLYPGALMFLVGLAVAVILLPGPIVINGITFDVHTLLYAFIATLLGFQFVAFAVFTKVFAITEGLLPHDPRLASIFRWVTLETGLVVGGLLIAFGIGGSIFAVSHWAGESFGPLDPDRMLRIVMPAVFSVALGVQIVCSSFFLSILGLRRH